Genomic window (Sphingosinicella microcystinivorans):
TTTCTTACGTTTTCATGACGACATCGAAACCATTAACTTTTTACAAGATTGAAAATACATGACTTTCGGATTCTGGCATGGTTTCTGCCTTACAGGTCGGCAACGGTTTCATTGCGACAACCGGAATGTTGTGTAAGGGAGTGTAAGGGTATGAAAAAGCTTCTTGGAATAACGGCTGCGGTTGTCGCTTCTGTTGCGGCCACCAGCGCAGCGCAGGCTGCGGTCGTCACGATCGACGACTTCCTCGAGGGGACCCAGGAGGTCAGCGAGAGCGTTGGATACAACAGCTCGTATGACGATCTGGCCGACAGCGTGGACAACTACAAGTGGACGTACCGCAAGCTGGCGCTTGTGGATCTGACAGGGGAAGATGACGAGGACGCCAATCGTCCGCGTGCGCGGGTGAAGATCTCCGCGCCGAATTTCTTCGCTATCGACAACGATTCGTCGAACAACTCCGAGATCACGCTCAAGTACGAGGATCTCGGCATCGACTTCGTGACCTCGATCAGCCTCGCGTTCCGTCTGAACGACAACGGCGATGCGGCGGCGACCAGCGTTACGGCGATCATCAGCGACGGCGTCGATATCTTCGACCTCGGGACCATCAGCCTGA
Coding sequences:
- a CDS encoding PEP-CTERM sorting domain-containing protein, coding for MKKLLGITAAVVASVAATSAAQAAVVTIDDFLEGTQEVSESVGYNSSYDDLADSVDNYKWTYRKLALVDLTGEDDEDANRPRARVKISAPNFFAIDNDSSNNSEITLKYEDLGIDFVTSISLAFRLNDNGDAAATSVTAIISDGVDIFDLGTISLSNSPLDADYTETFGVNAAARAALAGGATLSFVFKGSTGYDLQLTGITANIPEPAALALFGLGLVGLGMARRRRVA